The Primulina eburnea isolate SZY01 chromosome 13, ASM2296580v1, whole genome shotgun sequence genome includes a region encoding these proteins:
- the LOC140809379 gene encoding uncharacterized protein, producing the protein MARISSAVEIPQDRRRRNIRYSPESRQSNWRNRSRSRSRSRSPNHVSGRGRSYGSRSPYNNGYDRYNRSSPDYSYPAIDGTLKSGERNEINYDNRRNNYLDRDFRNGHDMDPQSDEELKGLGYEEYRRLKRQRLRKNLKTCIWNCTPSPPRDSCTALDGKLEDYHGVEDDSLDKEVCKVKPSIRKLSERESVSKPADSESESGDSRLKTKRKVRKSDSMRKSRRTRYVSESDNDSELESADSESETNDSRSRKRRTVRKSSSKPKSRRSKSVPESDSDSEGSTDDESKEERRQRRRNRKKSGKINTSFKRKSSSKKKSLSSDLDSGGESETQSSDVNDLTVLKKPKHDLSKRSKRSKRKRKSESPSTYSHESDSDPEKDANGVKEKVNEVDVNNDENNEVIKFKEMIELGKKPALDDDADVGPMPLPRAEGHISYGGALRPGEGDAIAQYVQQGKRIPRRGEVGLSAEEISKFETLGYVMSGSRHQRMNAIRIRKENQVYSAEDKRALAMFNYEEKAKREQKVMADLQRLVQHHIGQDSAPSHDPFSGRIGEVADD; encoded by the coding sequence ATGGCTAGGATCTCATCCGCCGTAGAAATTCCGCAAGACCGCCGTCGCCGAAATATTCGTTATTCTCCCGAATCACGTCAAAGCAACTGGCGCAACCGAAGCCGAAGCCGAAGCCGAAGCCGGAGCCCTAACCACGTAAGCGGTCGTGGCCGTAGTTATGGTAGTCGGAGCCCCTACAACAACGGTTATGACAGGTACAATCGTTCTTCCCCTGACTACTCATATCCTGCGATCGACGGAACTCTTAAGTCTGGCGAAAGAAATGAAATCAATTATGATAATCGAAGGAACAACTATCTCGATCGCGATTTTAGAAATGGGCATGATATGGATCCTCAATCTGATGAAGAGCTGAAAGGGCTAGGTTATGAAGAATACCGTCGGCTCAAGCGCCAGAGACTGAGGAAAAATTTGAAGACTTGTATATGGAATTGTACTCCTAGTCCCCCTAGGGATTCGTGTACAGCGTTGGATGGGAAATTAGAAGATTACCACGGAGTCGAAGACGACAGTCTTGATAAAGAGGTTTGTAAAGTAAAGCCAAGCATACGAAAATTGTCGGAGAGGGAATCTGTGTCGAAGCCTGCTGATTCTGAATCTGAGTCGGGTGATTCTAGGTTAAAAACGAAGAGAAAGGTTAGAAAATCTGATTCAATGCGCAAGAGCAGGAGGACAAGATATGTTTCTGAGAGTGACAACGATTCTGAATTGGAGTCTGCTGATTCTGAATCGGAAACAAACGATTCTAGGTCAAGGAAAAGAAGGACGGTTAGAAAATCCAGTTCTAAACCCAAAAGTAGGAGATCAAAATCTGTTCCTGAAAGTGACAGTGATTCAGAGGGGTCCACTGATGATGAATCGAAAGAAGAGAGGAGACAACGGAGAAGAAATCGAAAGAAGAGTGGTAAGATAAACACAAGTTTTAAGAGAAAGAGCAGCAGTAAGAAGAAGAGCTTATCGAGTGATCTTGACAGTGGAGGCGAAAGTGAAACTCAAAGTTCTGATGTTAATGATTTGACGGTGTTGAAGAAACCGAAGCATGATTTATCAAAAAGGTCTAAAAGAAGCAAGAGGAAGAGAAAATCAGAGAGCCCTAGCACATACTCACATGAGAGCGATTCTGATCCGGAAAAGGATGCAAATGGTGTTAAAGAAAAGGTGAATGAAGTTGATGTGAATAATGATGAAAATAACGAGGTGATTAAGTTCAAGGAAATGATTGAATTAGGGAAGAAGCCTGCGTTGGATGATGATGCAGATGTGGGTCCGATGCCTTTGCCAAGAGCGGAAGGGCATATAAGCTATGGCGGTGCGCTCAGGCCTGGTGAAGGTGATGCCATAGCCCAATATGTTCAGCAAGGGAAGCGTATCCCTCGTAGAGGTGAAGTGGGTCTTTCAGCTGAAGAGATTTCTAAGTTCGAGACTCTTGGCTATGTTATGAGTGGTAGCAGACATCAGAGGATGAATGCAATTCGTATCAGAAAAGAAAACCAGGTTTACAGTGCAGAGGATAAACGGGCATTGGCGATGTTTAACTATGAGGAGAAGGCCAAGCGTGAACAGAAGGTCATGGCTGATTTGCAGCGGTTGGTTCAGCATCATATAGGGCAGGATTCAGCTCCTTCTCACGACCCATTCAGTGGAAGGATTGGTGAGGTTGCGGATGATTGA